In one window of Juglans regia cultivar Chandler chromosome 3, Walnut 2.0, whole genome shotgun sequence DNA:
- the LOC108985271 gene encoding uncharacterized protein LOC108985271, with protein MVVQKAYKETRGQPLKEVRHHCRWEYPPRGVFKLNVDRAIFQNQHNAGIGAILRDCKGEVLMAVSKKEREVSDATGIKMLAIFRGLQLSVHLGIHHLVVESDALTLVEELQKSEPSMAFVGNVIKNTKELMHCFQSCEVRYVGRNCNEAAHKLARHAWNVSDISFWWGSFPNVIASVIWVERLM; from the coding sequence ATGGTAGTACAAAAGGCCTACAAGGAAACAAGAGGTCAGCCCCTCAAAGAGGTGAGGCACCATTGCAGATGGGAGTACCCTCCTCGAGGAGTGTTCAAATTGAATGTTGATAGGGCTATATTTCAAAACCAACATAATGCTGGCATTGGTGCTATTTTGAGGGATTGTAAAGGTGAAGTTCTAATGGCAGTtagtaaaaaggaaagagaagtgAGTGATGCTACAGGAATCAAGATGCTTGCAATCTTCAGAGGCTTGCAGTTAAGTGTCCATCTAGGTATTCATCATCTTGTAGTCGAGAGTGATGCATTAACCTTAGTTGAAGAACTGCAAAAATCAGAACCATCTATGGCCTTTGTTGGAAATGTCATTAAGAATACTAAGGAGCTTATGCACTGTTTCCAAAGTTGTGAAGTGAGATAtgttggaagaaattgcaatgAAGCTGCGCATAAGCTTGCAAGGCATGCTTGGAATGTTAGTGATATTAGCTTCTGGTGGGGATCTTTCCCTAATGTAATTGCTTCGGTCATTTGGGTTGAGAGATTAATGTAA